The following proteins are encoded in a genomic region of Leifsonia psychrotolerans:
- a CDS encoding helix-hairpin-helix domain-containing protein codes for MDAAPENDPLSRLHPSARIGSARIGYARIRIGVGAAIVLLIGALIVGVIVSAIGQAAGSETVRPVAPVAPVAPVAPVAPGADAGAPGTSTARPLPEQQAIIFVHVLGAVRRPGLLELHEGARVVDAIAAAGGLTETADPAGANLARLVSDGEQLYLPELGEIQPGAPPGSSTGGTGAEGVPAGRVNLNTATAAELETLPRIGPALAQRVIDYRNANGRFASVDELRNVAGFGQKTFDGLKDLVTT; via the coding sequence ATGGACGCTGCACCCGAGAACGACCCACTTTCACGGCTGCATCCGTCTGCCCGCATCGGATCTGCCCGCATCGGATATGCCCGCATACGCATCGGGGTCGGAGCCGCAATCGTTCTGCTCATCGGTGCACTCATCGTCGGCGTCATCGTGTCGGCGATCGGGCAGGCCGCGGGCAGTGAGACCGTCAGACCGGTTGCGCCGGTTGCGCCGGTTGCGCCGGTTGCGCCGGTTGCGCCGGGCGCGGATGCGGGGGCGCCGGGCACATCGACCGCTCGCCCACTGCCCGAGCAGCAGGCGATCATCTTCGTTCATGTACTGGGTGCCGTGCGTCGGCCCGGACTTCTCGAACTGCACGAGGGCGCCCGGGTCGTCGACGCGATCGCCGCGGCGGGGGGACTGACCGAGACGGCCGATCCGGCCGGTGCAAATCTGGCCAGGCTGGTCAGCGATGGCGAGCAGCTCTACCTTCCCGAGCTCGGTGAAATTCAACCGGGCGCACCCCCCGGAAGCTCCACCGGCGGCACCGGCGCGGAGGGAGTGCCGGCCGGCCGGGTGAACCTCAACACTGCGACGGCGGCCGAGCTTGAGACGCTGCCGCGCATCGGACCGGCTCTGGCGCAGCGTGTCATCGACTATCGCAACGCCAACGGGCGTTTCGCGAGCGTCGACGAGCTGCGCAACGTTGCCGGGTTTGGTCAAAAGACCTTCGATGGTCTGAAAGATCTGGTCACGACGTGA
- a CDS encoding ComEC/Rec2 family competence protein: MKAGPQRTVDLRLGGPALAAWLAAGLLIATPRPVVVVAAAVLWAAAIGILVLFVTVRRRRERLFTPMIVSRSREPMPEGGLGVWAALAVACAVAALVASAILAEAPNRVPTALRTAASDHAVVTATLTVWTLPVASQSFGPAPGGVSGPSNQASRGRFRATLNTLRSGDEQTRMSAPVLVFATLPADSLRIGEQVRLTGSLVLTDAGDAASALLFGRSPVEVLTAPAGWLDWANTLRSGFSATAAGLPGDGGDLLPGVAIGDTSSVSDELDLAMKASSLSHLTAVSGANCAVVIAGIMLFGRLLGLRRTWRIVVALIALAGFVVLVTPEPSVLRSAVMASVVLIVGGLGRPSRGVATLGLVVVVLLVVDPWLSRNYGFALSVLATAGLLVLAGPLTRSFSRWMPQPLAAVIAIPLAAQLACQPVLLLLSPTLALYGVPANLLAAPAAPLATVIGLVACLVGPLWPGAAAVLAHIAWLPSAWIAAVAQTVSGLWGNRMPWLSGFAGVLLIAVVTVLALALLFRSDDPGRSIEPEPEPEPEPEPDGVPARRRLLARWPAAASAILLIVAGGYLGTLAGAGISRAASFPSTWQIAACDVGQGDAVLVRDGEQTALVDVGPDPTPLAACLGELGIDRIDLLVLSHYDLDHVGGLKAVLGRVDTALVGPPENANDEWLHDRLRAGGAEVRVAARGDVGTLGGLRWEVLWPTRSGTVAYVGNAGSVTVQFDGRGIRSIFLGDLGEESQNAMRAASRPGAVDVVKVAHHGSGDQSPEFYAELQATVGLISVGADNGYGHPTKRLLDLLASVGTVAMRTDRQGLTVVAPSTQGDGALTVWTERQARSK; the protein is encoded by the coding sequence GTGAAGGCCGGGCCGCAGAGAACCGTTGATCTGCGTCTGGGTGGTCCGGCCCTGGCGGCTTGGCTCGCGGCAGGACTGTTGATTGCGACGCCGCGACCGGTCGTCGTGGTCGCCGCGGCGGTGCTCTGGGCCGCGGCAATCGGTATTCTGGTGCTGTTCGTGACCGTTCGCCGTCGTCGCGAGCGGCTGTTCACGCCGATGATCGTTTCGAGATCCCGTGAGCCGATGCCTGAAGGCGGTCTCGGCGTGTGGGCCGCGCTGGCCGTGGCCTGTGCTGTCGCGGCCCTCGTCGCCTCGGCCATTCTGGCCGAGGCGCCGAATCGGGTGCCGACCGCGCTGCGCACCGCGGCATCCGACCACGCCGTTGTCACGGCCACCCTCACCGTCTGGACTCTTCCCGTGGCGTCACAGTCGTTTGGCCCTGCGCCCGGGGGTGTGAGCGGCCCGTCGAACCAAGCCAGCCGCGGACGGTTCCGGGCGACCCTCAACACGCTCCGGAGCGGCGATGAACAGACGCGCATGTCGGCGCCCGTCCTGGTCTTCGCCACGCTCCCCGCCGATTCTTTACGCATCGGCGAACAGGTGCGGCTCACCGGCTCGCTCGTCCTGACGGATGCCGGTGACGCGGCATCCGCGCTGCTATTCGGTCGCAGCCCCGTCGAAGTCCTCACGGCGCCGGCGGGCTGGCTCGATTGGGCCAACACGCTGCGCAGCGGCTTTTCGGCTACTGCCGCTGGGCTGCCCGGCGATGGCGGTGACCTGCTGCCGGGCGTGGCGATCGGCGATACGAGCTCGGTGAGTGACGAGCTCGATTTGGCGATGAAGGCCAGTTCGCTCAGTCATCTGACAGCGGTTTCGGGGGCTAATTGTGCGGTGGTCATCGCCGGAATCATGCTGTTCGGGCGCCTGCTCGGGTTGCGACGGACCTGGCGTATCGTCGTCGCACTGATCGCCCTCGCGGGTTTCGTCGTGCTGGTGACGCCGGAACCGAGTGTGCTGCGGTCGGCCGTGATGGCCTCAGTCGTGCTGATCGTCGGCGGACTGGGCCGTCCGAGCCGTGGGGTGGCGACCCTGGGCCTTGTCGTCGTTGTGTTGCTGGTGGTCGACCCTTGGCTGAGCCGTAACTACGGCTTTGCGCTGTCGGTGCTCGCCACGGCCGGCCTGCTCGTGCTGGCGGGGCCGCTTACACGGTCGTTCAGCCGGTGGATGCCACAGCCCCTTGCAGCGGTCATCGCCATTCCCTTGGCGGCGCAACTCGCCTGTCAGCCGGTTCTACTCTTACTGTCGCCGACGCTGGCGCTCTATGGGGTGCCGGCCAATCTGCTGGCCGCTCCGGCCGCGCCGCTGGCCACCGTGATCGGGCTCGTAGCGTGTCTGGTGGGGCCGCTGTGGCCCGGTGCCGCCGCAGTATTGGCACACATCGCGTGGCTGCCGTCCGCGTGGATTGCCGCTGTTGCCCAGACGGTGAGCGGGCTGTGGGGAAATCGGATGCCGTGGCTCAGCGGGTTCGCGGGCGTGCTGCTGATCGCGGTCGTGACGGTGCTCGCCCTCGCCCTGCTGTTTCGGAGCGATGACCCAGGGCGATCAATTGAGCCCGAGCCCGAGCCCGAGCCCGAGCCGGAGCCGGACGGCGTGCCGGCCCGGCGGCGGCTCCTCGCCCGGTGGCCCGCCGCTGCATCGGCAATTCTTCTGATCGTCGCCGGCGGCTACCTCGGAACGCTCGCGGGTGCCGGCATCAGTCGGGCCGCATCCTTTCCGTCCACCTGGCAGATCGCCGCCTGCGACGTGGGCCAGGGAGATGCCGTGCTGGTGCGCGACGGCGAGCAGACGGCGTTGGTTGATGTGGGGCCAGACCCGACGCCGCTCGCGGCCTGCCTCGGCGAACTGGGCATTGACCGCATCGACCTGCTCGTGCTCAGTCACTACGATCTCGATCATGTCGGGGGTCTGAAGGCCGTGCTCGGTCGCGTCGACACCGCCCTGGTTGGCCCACCCGAGAACGCGAACGATGAGTGGTTGCACGACCGGCTTCGTGCCGGGGGAGCCGAGGTGCGAGTGGCGGCGCGTGGTGATGTCGGAACGCTGGGCGGCCTGCGCTGGGAGGTGCTCTGGCCGACTCGCTCCGGCACGGTCGCGTACGTGGGGAATGCCGGAAGTGTCACGGTGCAATTCGATGGGCGCGGCATCCGTTCGATCTTTCTCGGCGATCTCGGCGAAGAGTCGCAGAATGCCATGCGGGCGGCATCGCGGCCGGGTGCGGTCGACGTGGTCAAGGTGGCGCATCACGGTTCGGGTGATCAGAGCCCCGAATTCTATGCCGAATTGCAGGCGACGGTCGGGCTCATCTCGGTGGGGGCTGACAACGGCTATGGGCATCCGACGAAGCGGCTTCTCGATCTGTTGGCCTCGGTCGGCACCGTCGCGATGCGCACCGACCGGCAGGGGCTGACGGTGGTTGCGCCGTCAACTCAGGGCGACGGGGCGTTGACGGTGTGGACCGAACGACAGGCGCGCTCGAAATGA
- the holA gene encoding DNA polymerase III subunit delta, producing the protein MAARSGARAAAPSKAASSKAAIPQLAWHQVRPAPIVLVSGTETVLAERAIRQLRDFLKLEDASLEVNDIQADSYAPGELVTVASPSLFDEPRLIRVSNVEKCSDAFLVEALEYLENPAEGAYVVLRHGGGVRGKKLLDTIRSGAGGGIEIVCAELKKDSEKYDFATAEFKAAGKRVTASALRALVGAFSDDLAELSAACQQLIADATAEITETTVDRYYGGRVEANAFKVADAAIAGRLGDALVILRHALASGADPVPIVAAFASKIRTMAKLFGVRGGSGQLAAQFGLAPWQVERAQKDLRGWSDEGLANCIRALADADASVKGAGRDPVFALEKLIGIIARRGAE; encoded by the coding sequence GTGGCGGCACGATCTGGCGCACGCGCCGCAGCACCGAGCAAGGCGGCGTCGAGTAAGGCAGCGATCCCACAGTTGGCGTGGCATCAGGTGCGTCCGGCGCCCATCGTTTTGGTCTCCGGCACCGAGACTGTGCTGGCCGAACGCGCCATCCGTCAATTGCGTGACTTTCTGAAGCTCGAAGACGCCAGCCTGGAGGTCAACGACATTCAGGCCGACAGTTATGCGCCGGGCGAACTCGTCACCGTCGCCAGCCCGTCGCTGTTTGACGAGCCCCGACTGATTCGGGTGAGCAACGTCGAGAAATGCAGTGATGCGTTCTTGGTTGAAGCGCTCGAGTATCTCGAGAACCCTGCCGAGGGCGCCTATGTTGTGCTGCGCCATGGCGGTGGGGTGCGCGGCAAGAAGCTGCTCGACACGATTCGTTCCGGGGCCGGTGGTGGCATCGAGATCGTCTGCGCCGAGCTCAAAAAGGACTCCGAGAAGTACGACTTCGCGACGGCTGAGTTCAAGGCAGCGGGCAAACGGGTCACCGCGAGCGCGTTGCGTGCTCTGGTCGGCGCGTTCTCCGACGATTTGGCGGAACTCTCGGCAGCCTGCCAGCAGCTCATCGCCGACGCCACCGCCGAGATCACCGAGACCACGGTCGACCGCTATTACGGTGGTCGGGTCGAAGCCAATGCGTTCAAGGTCGCGGATGCTGCCATTGCCGGCCGGTTGGGTGACGCCCTGGTGATTCTGCGCCACGCTCTCGCGTCCGGCGCGGACCCGGTTCCGATCGTCGCTGCGTTTGCCAGCAAGATTCGCACCATGGCGAAACTCTTCGGCGTGCGCGGCGGTTCCGGACAGCTGGCCGCACAGTTCGGTCTTGCCCCGTGGCAGGTCGAGCGCGCGCAGAAAGACCTGCGCGGTTGGTCCGACGAGGGTCTTGCCAACTGTATTCGTGCCCTCGCCGATGCCGATGCCAGCGTGAAGGGTGCCGGGCGAGACCCGGTCTTCGCTCTCGAGAAGCTCATTGGGATCATCGCGCGTCGCGGCGCCGAGTAG
- the rpsT gene encoding 30S ribosomal protein S20 — protein sequence MANIKSQIKRIGTNKKAQERNKAVKSEFKTAIRATRVAVAAGDKDKAVASLAVASKKLDKAASKGVIHKNQAANKKSAISKTVNAL from the coding sequence GTGGCAAACATCAAGTCGCAGATCAAGCGTATTGGCACCAACAAGAAGGCTCAGGAGCGCAACAAGGCGGTCAAGAGCGAGTTCAAGACCGCCATCCGCGCCACCCGCGTCGCCGTCGCCGCTGGCGACAAGGACAAGGCCGTCGCGAGCCTCGCCGTTGCTTCGAAGAAGCTCGACAAGGCAGCCAGCAAGGGTGTCATCCACAAGAACCAGGCAGCAAACAAGAAGTCCGCGATCTCGAAGACGGTCAACGCTCTCTAA
- a CDS encoding HNH endonuclease signature motif containing protein — MDDPLEVPRQTPFDPLRKLSTTEWQARDEGAVAASDARRDEPEWDEPEWDAPELRPIYEAWLANILALGAEYDPRFDTIPGFNSAAELRLTPAAGLRLELPAGSMADSATGSPAGPAFPLASRPEPGPAPLDLVSFLPTSIGVAATATAVAVIGTAIGAAEVAAREANRAMAAHLEALTTVIEMARQNPSIYLTESGLLQPDAVDLAVRCAALDTALHLHLTPELVRTRAHEGHVLTASLPQVWALFQAGLIGYPQASAAVHFLTGLTDPARVATYDTELALKGPRLTPGVFRQKARTLADRLRAEPAEQRHARDVTERRVSVEPAPNGMAWLSAFISGVDAIRITARLNATAKRIARDETAARTQAVATARAAARRSVRRAGLTGPETHEFVARAGQDAAARHPRRSRDQIRADLFVAWLAGDGTPTAAKVRPLLLVPILGLLQKSDQPAVLHGYGPIDSVTAAQLFDDAPAFRRVGIDPINGTILNFDRTRYRPTKAQRDMLAAIYGTCAAEGCTRLAVTAEIDHVHEWERDHGPTNLANLLPFCSPDHRIKTHSKIRYAKAADGTVTVSTPTGYIGHSQPEPPLPDKPPF; from the coding sequence ATGGATGACCCGCTAGAAGTCCCGAGACAAACCCCCTTCGACCCGCTGAGAAAGCTCAGCACCACGGAGTGGCAAGCCCGGGACGAGGGGGCGGTTGCGGCCTCTGATGCGAGGCGGGACGAGCCCGAGTGGGACGAGCCCGAGTGGGACGCGCCGGAGTTGCGGCCGATCTATGAGGCCTGGCTGGCAAACATCCTCGCGCTGGGTGCGGAGTACGATCCTCGGTTCGATACCATCCCTGGCTTCAATTCTGCGGCCGAGCTCAGGCTCACTCCGGCGGCCGGCCTCAGGCTCGAGCTGCCAGCCGGTTCCATGGCCGATTCCGCAACCGGGTCCCCGGCCGGTCCGGCGTTCCCGCTCGCCTCCCGTCCCGAGCCCGGCCCGGCCCCACTGGATCTGGTCAGCTTCTTGCCGACATCGATCGGGGTGGCGGCCACGGCGACAGCCGTCGCGGTGATCGGAACTGCGATCGGCGCGGCCGAGGTGGCGGCGCGGGAAGCGAACCGGGCGATGGCCGCGCACCTGGAGGCGTTGACGACGGTGATCGAGATGGCCCGACAGAACCCGAGCATCTACCTCACCGAATCCGGGCTGCTGCAACCCGACGCCGTCGACCTGGCTGTGCGCTGCGCGGCCCTCGACACCGCCCTGCACTTACACCTCACCCCGGAACTGGTCCGCACCCGCGCCCACGAGGGCCACGTGCTCACCGCGTCCCTGCCACAAGTGTGGGCGTTGTTCCAGGCCGGCCTGATCGGCTACCCGCAGGCCAGTGCTGCGGTGCACTTCCTGACCGGTCTGACCGACCCGGCCCGGGTGGCCACCTACGACACCGAACTGGCACTCAAGGGCCCCAGGCTCACGCCGGGTGTGTTCCGGCAGAAGGCCCGCACCCTGGCCGACCGGCTCCGCGCCGAACCGGCCGAACAACGCCACGCCCGCGACGTGACCGAACGAAGGGTGAGTGTTGAGCCGGCCCCGAACGGGATGGCCTGGTTGAGCGCGTTCATCAGCGGCGTCGACGCCATCCGCATCACCGCCCGACTGAACGCGACAGCCAAACGCATCGCCCGCGACGAAACCGCCGCACGCACACAGGCCGTCGCCACCGCCCGGGCCGCCGCCCGCCGTTCCGTCCGGCGGGCCGGCCTGACCGGCCCCGAAACCCACGAATTTGTTGCCCGGGCCGGGCAGGACGCCGCCGCCCGGCACCCGCGTCGTTCCCGGGATCAGATCCGGGCCGACCTGTTCGTGGCCTGGCTGGCCGGTGACGGCACCCCGACCGCCGCGAAAGTGCGCCCGCTGCTGCTGGTGCCGATCCTCGGCCTGTTGCAGAAAAGTGACCAGCCGGCCGTGCTGCACGGCTACGGTCCGATCGACAGCGTCACCGCAGCCCAACTCTTCGACGACGCACCCGCGTTTCGCCGGGTCGGCATCGACCCGATCAACGGCACCATCCTCAACTTCGACCGCACCCGATACCGGCCCACAAAAGCCCAACGCGACATGCTCGCCGCGATCTATGGCACCTGCGCCGCCGAGGGCTGCACCCGGTTAGCCGTAACCGCCGAAATCGACCACGTTCACGAATGGGAACGCGATCACGGCCCAACCAACCTGGCCAACCTGCTCCCGTTCTGCAGCCCCGACCACCGAATCAAAACCCACTCCAAAATCCGATACGCCAAAGCAGCCGACGGCACCGTCACCGTCAGCACCCCCACCGGCTACATCGGACACTCACAACCCGAACCCCCACTGCCCGACAAACCGCCGTTCTAA
- a CDS encoding alpha/beta fold hydrolase produces the protein MSEPVAVLFVHGIRTSATMWRHQVDALQSRGHRALAIDLPGHGSRLGETFSVAGALNAIDAGVRDLGGRVLLVGLSLGGYYSIAYAARHPEAVAGLIAAGCCVVPRGGPLAAYRGLAAVIHRLPDRGLWLHTAAVRALLPAAAQRDVLAGGVALDVMDAGLRATGTLHPLADLAAYPGPVWLVNGRYDQFRLQERRFRAVCQNGTRVLIPGATHLSSLAQPGRFTAVVATVARRLSAA, from the coding sequence ATGAGCGAGCCTGTCGCGGTTCTCTTCGTGCACGGCATCCGCACCTCCGCCACGATGTGGCGCCACCAAGTCGACGCCCTCCAGAGCAGGGGCCACCGGGCACTGGCGATCGATCTGCCCGGCCACGGAAGTCGACTGGGCGAAACATTTTCGGTCGCCGGGGCGCTCAATGCCATCGACGCCGGTGTGCGCGACCTGGGCGGGCGGGTGCTTCTCGTCGGGTTGTCGCTCGGCGGCTACTACTCGATTGCCTATGCGGCGCGGCATCCGGAAGCGGTGGCCGGACTCATCGCTGCCGGCTGCTGCGTGGTTCCTCGTGGCGGGCCATTGGCCGCGTACCGCGGGTTGGCCGCGGTCATCCATCGACTACCGGATCGCGGGCTCTGGCTGCACACCGCAGCAGTGCGCGCATTATTGCCCGCGGCCGCGCAACGCGATGTACTCGCCGGCGGTGTGGCACTCGACGTCATGGATGCCGGCCTGCGCGCGACGGGCACCCTGCACCCGTTGGCGGATTTGGCGGCGTATCCGGGGCCGGTCTGGCTCGTGAATGGGCGCTACGACCAGTTCCGGCTACAGGAGCGGCGTTTTCGCGCGGTGTGCCAGAACGGAACTCGTGTGCTGATCCCCGGCGCCACGCACCTGTCGAGTCTTGCCCAGCCAGGACGATTCACTGCGGTGGTCGCGACAGTCGCTAGGCGCCTTTCGGCGGCGTGA
- a CDS encoding response regulator transcription factor has translation MIRLLLADDHPVVRAGLRALFSAEPDFSVVAEATTAEEAVELAAQGVADVVLMDLQFPGELQGAAATRQVRSRSNAPHVLVLTNYDTDADILGAIEAGASGFLLKDAPPIELVAAVRAAAAGESALAPAVASRLVTRTRVPETRLTLRETEVLALVAAGRSNREIGADLFLSEATVKSHLVHIFTKLGVNSRTSAVAAARAAGTIRSN, from the coding sequence ATGATTCGACTTCTTCTAGCCGATGACCATCCGGTGGTGCGGGCCGGCCTGCGAGCCTTGTTCTCGGCAGAGCCCGACTTCTCGGTGGTCGCCGAGGCCACCACCGCCGAGGAGGCCGTCGAACTCGCCGCGCAGGGTGTCGCCGACGTCGTTCTAATGGATCTGCAGTTTCCGGGCGAACTTCAAGGCGCCGCAGCGACCCGGCAGGTGCGCTCTCGATCGAACGCACCGCACGTGCTCGTGCTCACGAATTACGACACCGACGCCGACATTCTGGGGGCCATCGAAGCCGGAGCGAGCGGGTTTCTACTCAAGGATGCCCCGCCGATCGAACTCGTGGCCGCCGTACGTGCCGCTGCGGCCGGCGAGAGCGCACTGGCTCCGGCCGTCGCCTCACGCCTTGTCACGCGCACGCGCGTGCCCGAGACGAGGCTGACGCTGCGAGAAACCGAGGTGTTGGCGCTCGTCGCCGCCGGGCGTTCGAATCGTGAAATCGGGGCCGACCTGTTTCTGAGTGAGGCCACCGTAAAGTCGCATCTCGTGCACATCTTCACCAAGTTGGGCGTCAACTCGCGCACCTCGGCTGTCGCCGCGGCTCGCGCGGCAGGAACGATTAGAAGCAACTGA
- a CDS encoding sensor histidine kinase, whose amino-acid sequence MSTPDATLGARLPHSALTPVFTGLRIGLHTLIVALTLFVIVRASFGVWPLPGVIVALAGLFLGVYAAGGVLARTHSQRWITPVWLTALMILWLALTVLAPDASYIVFPLFFLQLHVLRLRYAIPAVLVSVILAVWALSYHLGWSLGAVLGPLIGAGVAVAIGLGYRALLAEANERQRLIADLLATRAELAATSRQAGTIAERERLAREIHDTVAQGLSSIQLLIHAAERTVTDAAARAHLELARQTAATNLHETRRFIRELTPPALETQSLPGALARLVETATAAAAPSAEKTAVSLHITGDPLPLPMRLEATLLRIAQGSLANVSQHAHATRAEITLSYMPDEIALDVVDNGQGFDVAALTDVGRPDSFGLMAIRQRVEQQGGSFVLESQPAHGTALAVTFPLDEDEIIEPREVGPEAVDAAADADASDADASADTEWEAQE is encoded by the coding sequence ATGTCCACCCCAGATGCAACCCTCGGCGCTCGACTGCCGCATTCCGCGCTGACCCCGGTCTTCACCGGCCTCCGCATCGGATTGCACACCCTCATCGTCGCGCTCACCCTGTTTGTCATTGTGCGGGCGTCATTCGGCGTCTGGCCGCTGCCGGGCGTGATCGTGGCTCTGGCCGGACTCTTCCTCGGCGTTTACGCCGCGGGCGGCGTGCTCGCTCGCACGCACAGCCAACGCTGGATTACTCCGGTCTGGCTGACCGCGCTCATGATTCTGTGGCTCGCGCTCACGGTGCTCGCCCCCGACGCGTCCTATATCGTCTTCCCTCTCTTCTTTCTGCAACTGCACGTGCTGCGGCTGCGCTACGCCATTCCGGCGGTGCTCGTGAGCGTGATTCTCGCCGTCTGGGCCCTCAGCTACCACCTCGGCTGGAGTCTCGGCGCGGTGCTCGGCCCGCTGATCGGCGCCGGCGTGGCCGTGGCCATCGGTCTCGGCTACCGGGCGCTGCTGGCCGAGGCGAACGAACGTCAGCGGCTCATCGCCGATCTTCTGGCCACCCGGGCCGAACTGGCCGCCACCTCGCGCCAGGCGGGCACCATCGCCGAGCGTGAACGTCTGGCGCGCGAGATCCACGACACCGTCGCGCAGGGGCTCTCCAGCATTCAGCTGCTCATCCACGCCGCCGAGCGCACCGTGACGGATGCCGCAGCGCGAGCCCACCTGGAACTGGCCCGGCAGACGGCCGCCACGAATCTGCACGAGACGCGCCGCTTCATCCGGGAGCTCACCCCTCCAGCACTGGAAACCCAATCGCTGCCCGGTGCGCTGGCCCGTCTGGTCGAGACGGCCACGGCTGCGGCGGCGCCGAGTGCTGAGAAGACCGCGGTGAGTCTGCACATCACGGGCGACCCGCTGCCCCTGCCCATGCGCCTCGAGGCGACACTGTTGCGCATCGCGCAGGGGTCACTGGCGAATGTGAGTCAGCATGCGCACGCCACGCGCGCCGAGATCACGCTGAGTTATATGCCCGATGAGATCGCGCTCGACGTGGTCGACAACGGGCAGGGCTTCGACGTCGCGGCGCTGACCGACGTCGGGCGTCCCGATTCGTTCGGCCTGATGGCCATTCGCCAACGGGTCGAGCAGCAGGGCGGCAGTTTTGTGCTCGAATCGCAGCCGGCCCACGGAACGGCGCTCGCCGTGACGTTCCCGCTTGATGAGGACGAGATAATAGAGCCGCGGGAGGTGGGGCCTGAAGCTGTAGACGCTGCTGCCGACGCCGACGCTTCTGACGCCGACGCTTCTGCAGACACGGAATGGGAGGCCCAGGAATGA
- a CDS encoding DUF2087 domain-containing protein encodes MAIAWRNIVAMLANPDLRTAYAEVILAEHAATPLTDAQRATALVKLERSGILIRNDEGDLAVDSESLRVLLAEPADRPSREGFRRFLRADGRIDRFPATRDERLAFLEWLTAQAFVPGEVLVEKQVNQRLSSLSDDVALVRRSLIDHGLLERAPDGGSYWLPAK; translated from the coding sequence ATGGCGATCGCCTGGCGAAATATCGTGGCGATGCTCGCGAACCCTGACCTGCGGACGGCATACGCCGAAGTGATCCTGGCGGAGCACGCCGCCACGCCGCTGACCGACGCACAGCGCGCGACGGCGCTCGTGAAGTTGGAACGGTCCGGAATCTTGATCCGGAACGACGAGGGTGACCTCGCCGTTGATTCTGAGTCGTTGAGAGTGCTGCTCGCCGAGCCTGCCGACCGCCCCTCGAGAGAAGGCTTCCGTCGTTTTCTCCGCGCGGATGGGCGCATCGACAGGTTTCCTGCCACTCGCGACGAACGTCTGGCATTTCTCGAATGGCTCACAGCGCAAGCCTTCGTGCCAGGAGAAGTTCTCGTTGAGAAGCAGGTCAACCAGCGATTGAGCAGCCTCAGCGACGATGTCGCGCTGGTGCGCCGCTCCCTCATCGATCATGGGCTTCTGGAGCGCGCACCGGATGGTGGCTCCTACTGGCTGCCCGCGAAATAG